From the genome of Alteromonas stellipolaris:
AAAGCTTGCCGAAACTTGGCAACCGCTTATCAACTATATTTCGGAACATGCCAACATTGATGTTGTATTTAAAACGGCGAAAGATATTCCTACCTTCGAACAACGACTGGCCGAGGGAGAATACGACATTGCCTACATGAACCCCTACCACTTTGTGGTATTTCATGACTCAGTTGGCTATCGCGCACTGGCTCGCCAAATAGACAAGCGAATTAAAGGTATTATTGTTGTGGATGCGAACAGCGATATTGTGTCGCTTGACGATCTTAATGGCAAAGAAATCGCCTTTCCTTCTCCTGCCGCATTTGCTGCCACTATTATCCCCAGTGCATATTTGAAACAGCAGGGCATTCTTTTTACGCCACGCTATGTGCATTCTCATGATTCGGTGTACCTGAATGTACAACGAGGTTTTTTTAACGCTGGCGGCGGCATAATAAGAACCTTCAATGGTGTTGATGACAATATACGAAGTGCCCTTCGTATTTTATGGGAAAGTGATGGGTATACCCCCCATGCAATAGCTACCCACCCTCGGATTACCGACACGCAAAGAGATGCACTATTGACTGCGTTGCTTACTCTGTCAGAGGACGAAGACAACAAACAATTATTAAAAAACGTTGGCTTTAAAGGTTTTATATCATCAGTAGATGAAGATTGGGACGACGTACGAGCCCTAGGCATCACCTCATTAGCAAGGCCGCAATTGTGAAAAGAGACGCGTCGCTCACACTATCGCTAAGAACCAAGACTATTGTTGGGGTAGCACTTATTGCTGCCATTCTGTTTTTAATTCTTATCACCACCGTATTTAAATTATTAAATGACTTAGTTGACACCAGTGTTGAAACCTCTGCCCAAACCACCACAACCTTGTTTGTCTCTACCGCGAAAAATGCCTTTTTAAGCTACGACCTCGCTTCGCTAGAGGCAGATGCATCAGAAATGCTTTCAAACCCCAATATCAGCTATGTTCGGGTTCTCGATAACAACAACAATGTGTATGTCGAAAAAGGTGAACATAGCGTACTTAACCGTCCTTTTAAGCAAGATAGAGATGTAATGAGTGCGGTAGACGGTATATACGATACCTCCGCTGACATTAAGGTTGGCGAGACACTCTATGGGCGTGTAGAGATAGGGCTGGAAGTTGATTCTATTAACAAGTCAGTAAAGCGAGTTCGAACATGGACACTCACTCTTGCATCCATAGAGCTCGCCCTTATCGCATTGTGTTCATTCTTGCTTGGGTCATACTTAATGTCGCAGTTAAAGCAACTAAGAGCGGGCGCTAGGCATTTAGGCGCGGCGGTTAAAGATAAAAACTATCAGGATATCTCTGTCAAAGTGCGTGGCAAAGATGAACTCAGTGAGTTGGCTGATGCGTTTAACCAATTAGTTGAACTTTTGAAAGACGAGAATATTCATCGTGAGCGTGTTGAAGATGAACTCAAAGAGCTCAACAGCTTATTGGAAGTGAAAGTAAGAGAACGCACCTCGTTGCTAAATCAGAAAAACTTTCAGCTTGAAGAAGCAAATAAAGATTTAAAAGAAGCACAGGTTCAATTGTTACAAGCAGAGAAAATGGCATCAGTTGGCCAATTGGCCGCGGGGGTAGCGCACGAAATCAATAACCCGATTGGATTTGTGAATAGCAATATGCATACTCTCAGCGAATACGTATCGACCTACCAAATGATATTCCAACAGCTGAACGATGTGCTTTCAAAAGATACCGCCACCCAACAAGATGAAGCGATAAAACAGTTGCGTAACATTATACAGCAGCAAGATATGGAATTTATCAACAGCGATATCTCTGAACTCATCACCGATTCGAAAGACGGCCTGATTCGGGTTGCCGAAATAGTCAAAGGGCTAAAGCTTTTCTCTCGTGTAGACAGTGATGAAATGCAGTCTTACAACTTAAATGACTGTGTTCGCACCACCCTAGCGATGGTGAACAACCAGCTAAAGTACATATGTAGCGTAGAAACGCATTTAGGGTCGATTCCCCATATCATGATGAACATGGGGAAAATTTCACAAGTTGTAACTAACCTTCTTATTAATGCAGGGCAAGCCATCGAAAGTACTGGTATACATGGCACCATTACCATTACAACGCGGGAAATAGATGGCAACATTGAACTTACGGTGCAAGACACTGGCTGCGGTATTAAATCGAGTCACCTAGATAAATTATTTAACCCCTTCTTCACTACCAAACCAGAAGGGCAAGGTACCGGACTTGGGCTTTCTATTTCTTTTGGCATTGCTCAAGAACACGGCGGCACCCTTCATGCTTCAAGTAACGATGGGGAAGGAAGCTGTTTTACGCTAAGCCTACCAATACATAATCCGTTAGACGACAACGCCGAAGATTCTTTTCAGGACGATTCACTATGAATGATACCACTGACCAAAACGCAGACGTGTACACTGTTTTATTTGTCGACGATGAACCTAATATTCTTCGTGCCATTAAGCGCGCGCTCTTTTCTTTAAAAGTTAATTTATTGCTGGCTGACAGTGGCGCAAAAGCGTTAGAGATCATGAAGGAAAATGAAGTTCACGTGATCATTTCCGATATGAAAATGCCACAAATGTCTGGTGCTGAATTACTTCAACAAGTCGCAGAATTGTACCCTGAAAGTTATCGGCTAGTGCTAACCGGTTATGCCGATATAGAATCGACTATCAAAGCGGTTAACGAAGGAAAGATTCATCGTTATTTGCAAAAACCGTGGGACAACAAAGAGCTTATATCTGCCATTGAAGATGGGCTAGAACGAGTAAAGTTAAAAAACGAAAATGCCCGCCTGCAGAAATTAACTCGACTACAAAATCGCAAGTTAAAAGAAGTGAATACGTCACTTGAACAAATGGTGCATAAGCGTACTCGCCAAATTAAAGCCGCGTTGAACAAGATTGAAAAGCATAATCTTGCAATGGAACAAGTACTGTTTAACGTTATTAGTATTAACCCCAATATAGACGGCAAGTTTGCCATTGAAGTGAGCGAGCTTGCCACTAAGTTAGCAAAATACCTTCAACTGAGCCCTGAAGACGTTAAACGGGTGCGCTATGCCGGGCTTATTTGTGAACTTGGTTTACTAGGGCTAAATACAGACGATTTTCTAGCCCCGTTTTCGAAACTAAAGTACCAGCAGCAACAGAACTACTTAGATCAAACCAAACAAGCAGCGCTTATGCTGGCACCTGCAACAGAGCTACAGCCAGTATCAGACATGATTGAATTCCAATTCGAGCATTACAATGGTGCGGGACCACGTAATGTGGTGGCAAAAGAAATTCCAATTGGTGCTCGCATCGTGTCAATCGCAAGAGATTACTGGCGTTTAGTCACCGGCCGAATGAGCGGTGAAGAGATGACTCCCCGTGATGCAAAAGCAGAAATGAAAAAGCATACCAACACACGGTATGACGGTGAAATTCTGTCATTCTTGTTGGAAGATGATGATGTGAGCACGTCAAAATACATTTACAACACTATGAAAGCCTCTCAGCTAAAAGCGGGCATGGTGTTAGCCAAAAATTTATACAACGACAGCCATATTCTTATTCTGCCTGAAGGGCATATTTTCACCGACGCGACTATTCAAAAGCTAAGACAATTTGAGGAAGAACGTCGCCGTGAATTCAGTATTTTGATTGAGCCCGATACGCCGTTAGATGACCCCGAAGAAGGTGCTGCGGCTCAAGACGCGTGATCTTAAGCGTATCTGTAGTAGTACCCATAAAACTGGAATAGAGAAGCACTAAGGTAATTAGTGCTTCTTTGTTTTTTTGTAACTGATGCCTACGATAATGAAATCTTCTACCTTGAGCCTCGGTCTCTTAAACGCGTATACAGTGTGTATTCCTTCAATTTCGTGTCACAATAAATGACAATTTTAGGCCTAACGGATAATAAGGCGGTTAACATGAAACATTTTGATTATATCTGCATAGGCGGCGGTAGTGGCGGCATTGCGTCTGCAAACCGTGCCGCCAAGCATGGTAAAAAAGCAGCCATTATTGAAGCAAAAGATATTGGCGGCACATGCGTTAACGTAGGCTGTGTGCCTAAAAAAGCCATGTGGTACGGCGCACAAGTTGCCGAAGCTATCCATCGCTATGCACCAGAATACGGTTTTGATGTGTCGGTGAACCATTTCAGTTGGGATAGTTTAGTGGCTAGCCGTCAAGCTTATATCGAACGTATTCATGCTTCATACGACCGCTCGTTAACCGCTAACGACGTAACCCTTATTCGTGGCTTCGCGAAATTTGTCGATAACAACACTATTGAAGTCGATGGCGAAACCTATACCGCTGACCATATTACTATTGCCACTGGTGGCCGCCCTGTTATTCCTGATATTCCAGGAGCACAGCACGGTATTAACTCTGATGGCTTCTTTGCACTTAAAGAACAACCTAAAAAAGCTGTTGTAGTAGGTGCAGGTTACATTGGCGTTGAGCTTGCTGGCGTATTGCATAGCTTAGGTACAGAAACTCACTTGGTTGTTCGTAAACAAGCACCGCTTCGCCACTTCGACCCGATTATTCATGAAACCTTGGTTGATATGATTCATGCTGAAGGCTGCACATTGCACAACCACACCAGCGTTGAAAAAGTAGAACGCGGTGAAGGTAATGTGCTGTCTATTCACCTTACCAACGGTGAAGTACTTGAAGCAGACTGCCTCATTTGGGCTATTGGCCGCGAACCATCAACTGATGTGATAGCGATTGAAAATACCGATGTTGAGCTTGCCGAAAATGGCACGGTGAAGGTGGATAAATATCAAAATACTACCGCCAAGAACATCTATGCTGTAGGTGATATTACGGGTGAAGCCGAATTGACGCCTGTAGCAGTAAAAGCAGGTCGCTTGCTTAGCGAACGCTTATTCAACGGCCAAGAAGACGCGCACATGGATTACACCATGATCCCTACTGTGGTGTTTAGCCACCCGCCTATTGGCACAATTGGCTTAACCGAACCAGAAGCGGTTGAACAATACGGCGAAGACAATATTAAAGTGTACTCGTCGAGCTTTGCTTCTATGTACACAGCAGTAACCCGTCACCGCCAAATGACCAAAATGAAATTGGTGTGTGCAGGTGAAGATGAAAAAGTAGTTGGCCTTCACGGTATAGGCCACGGTATGGATGAAATTCTACAAGGCTTTGCTGTAGCCATTAAAATGGGCGCGACCAAAGCCGATTTCGATGCATGTGTAGCTATCCACCCTACTAGTGCAGAAGAATACGTTACTATGACCTAGGTGGTTTTACATAGCTTAGTTTAGAATAAATTAGCTTTGCTAAGATTAGTAAAACCCTAGTGTACTTATAAAATGTAAGGCGATAATCATTTGTTGATTATCGCCTTTCTTTTACATCCTCTCTAATGAAACGGGCACACCGTTTAATACACCATTTCCCGACAAGGTATCCACCTGCATTTCGTCTGTCAGAATATTGGTATTAACGCCAGGGTATTGGCTAGCGACACCCAGTTTTATCCCCTTTTTATTATGACCCCAGCCATGCGGAATAGAGACTACGCCTGGCATAATAGAATCGGTAATTTCAGCTTCCACTTGAACATGACCCACTCTTGAAGTGACTTTAACCCTATCACCCTCTTGAACTTGATATTTAGCAGCATCCACAGGGTGTAATTGCAAGGTACAGCGATTGTTTCCCTTCACCATTCTAGGGCTATTGTGTAACCACGAGTTGTTCGTTTTAATATGACGCCTGCCAATTAATACCATTTGATTTTCGTTACGCATTCGGTCGAAGAAGTGCGTCTTTACTCGAGCTATATCTGGCATAAAGTAATCGAAATCTAAATCGATTTTTTTATTCTCGTGAAAAATAGCGTTAGGTAATGCACTCTGCAACGGCCCAAGATCAATGCCATGCGGATGCGCTTTAAGCTTGTCTAGCGACAAGTTATAGCCTTCCTTGCCACTGCTAGCATGCGCCCCATATTGGCCACTTTTTAATAACTCGTCTATCAGACCTTGTGGCTGCTTTTGCCATAGTGCTTGATAGTGTGCGGTGCTTTTTCCATTTAATTTATCTAGGCGCTCTGCCAATGATAAGTATATCTGCCAATCGGTTAATTGGTTGTCATCTATGTTTACCACTGCCTCAGAATAGGTGGCGTAGTTTCTTACAGCAAAGTTGTGAAAAACCACATCATAGTGGTCACGCTCTAACGGGGTAACGGGCGGTAATATAATATCTGCATGGCGAGAGGTTTCTGAAATGTAGAAGTCCACAGACACGACAAAATCAAGTTGCGAAAAGGCACGTTCCAGCTGCTCGGTATTCGGCGTTGTTACCACCGGATTACCAGCACCGATGACCATGGCCTTAATTTGGCCTTCACCCGGTGTTAATATTTCTTCTGCTAAACATGCTACTGGGTATTCACCTGCAAAAGCCGGTAAACCTCTCACCCTTGAACTATAGCCTCCTATGCTGCCCCTGCTTGATACGGGAAGAATATCGGCGGCAGGTTGGGTAAACATCATTCCCCCTTGCCTATCTAAGTTTCCAGTCAGCATGTTAAACAGCATGATGAGATATTGCGTGAGTGTGCCAAATGCTTGCACACTCGCGCCCATACGCCCGTAGCAAACTGCGGATTCAGCTTCGCAAAAGTCGGTGACCAATTTGGTTATTTGTGAAGCTTTAATACCTGTTAGTTCGCTAACGGTTTCGGGCGGAAAGTCTTTTACATAGCCTTCAACATCAAGTAAATCTTCGGCGTAAGGTAAAAGCGCTTCTGCACTATGCAATTGCTTTTCAAATACTGCATGTAACATAGCAAGTAATAGCAATACGTCGCTGCCGGGGCGAATAAAATGATGCTCGCAGCTTAAATCAGCAGTGTCTGTCCGTTTAGGGTCGATAACCACTACTTTACCGCCGCGTTTTTGCACGCCTTTTAAGCGTTTTTTAACGTTGGGCACTGTCATGATGCTGCCGTTTGAAGCCAGTGGGTTTCCACCGATAATCACAAAGTGTTGGGTACGATCGATATCTGGAATAGGAATTTGCGACATATGCCCAAACAGTCTGCGACTCACGATATGATGAGGGAGTTGATCGACTGAGGTGGCAGAGTATCTATTGTGTGACTCAAGGGCGCGATAAAAATAAGGGCCGAACAAGATAGCCCCCATGTTGTGGGCATTCGGATTACCTAAATACACGCCAACCGCATCTTTCCCATGTGTAGACTGGATATGGTGAAGTTTTTCAGCAACGTAGTCAAAGGCCTCACTCCACGGTATTTCTTGCCACTCATCGCCCACCTTTTTTATCGGCCGTTTTAGTCTATCAGGATCGTCATACAAATCTTTCAACGCACTGGCTTTTGGGCATACGTGTCCTTCACTAAAAGGATTATCTTTGTCTCCCTTAATGGAGAGTATGCGGTTGCCCTGTGTTGCCACTTCAATGCCGCACATGGCTTCGCACAGCGTACAGGTTGAGTAATGGAGCTTTTGTTCTGGGCTGACCCCGCTCTGCTCTGAATTGCCCACGTTTTGCTCTGAATTGACCATGTACAGCACCTACATCAAATTTTGTTAACAGCTTGTTGCAAATTAGCGCTTATCAATCTAATAGACAAGCATCATCGTGAGTGATGGATAAATAGGCGGGTGGGTGGTAAAACTGTAGTTTGGTCGTTAGATTTATACGTGAAATCTCATAAGTAAGGTGGCGTCCCACCGTTTCAGGTTAAAGTTAACGATAAATTTACAATTAGATGAGACGCTCAGAGGCATACTCATCACTAGACAGAAAACGCACTTCAAGTAATTGGAAATAGATTATGATAAAAACAACAAAAAGCTTATTAGCCGTCGCACTTGTGAGCGCGCTAGGCTTAAGTACGGCGTACTCCGCGTATGCCGCTGACGACATAAAAAAAGAAACATCCATCAATGAAGAAAAATGGGATGTAAGTAACCCGCCATTTGCGCTTAACGAAGTCACTATCAATACTACCGAAACCACTTGGTCTAGCTTAGATATCGCACCTAACGGCAAGTACATGGTATTTGATATGTTAGGCGATATTTATAAAGTGAATATTGATGGCGGCGATGCCACACCCATCACGCAAGATTTCGCATGGAACATACACCCAAGCATTTCACCGGATGGCTCAAAGATTGCGTTTATTTCTGACCGAGATGGTATTAACAATCTTTGGATAATGGATAGTAATGGCGAAAACCTACGCCAAGTAACCAAAGAAAAAAACAACCTTATCCACTCTCCTAAATGGAGCCCCGATGGGGAATACCTGTTGGTATCGAAAGGTATTATGTCTAGCCGCAGTATTCCAGCGGGTGAAATTTGGATGTACCACAATACCGGCGGTGACGGCTTGCAAATTAAAGCTCGTAATCATGGTAAGAAAGACCAACAAAATATAGCTGACCCTGTTTTTTCCCACGACGGTAAATATATTTATTTCACAGAGAACACCGTGCCCGGAAGTCGTTTCGACTATAACCGTGATCCTTTAGGTGGCATATTCGCTATTACCCGATTCGACCGTGAAAATGGTGATGAAAGCCGTTACATCAGTGGCACTGGCGGTGCGGTGGTACCCACTCCTTCACCCGATGGTAAATACGTCGCGTTTGTTCGCCGCGTAAAAGAAAAAACAGCGCTGTTTCTAAAAGACATTAAAACCGGTGTTGAAACACCGCTTACCACAGAACTTGAACGTGATATGCAAGAAGGTTTTGGTTCTGAAGGTTACTTCGCTTATTTTGATTGGATGCCCGATTCCTCGGCCATTGTGTATTGGACGGGCGGTACTTTTCATAGCATCAATATTAACGATAAAACTATTTCAGATATTAACATTAGTGTAGAAGCTACCCTTCACTATGCTGATGCGCTGCGTTTTGATGTAGATGTTGCACCGGATGAATTTGATGTAAACATGATTCGCTGGTCGCAAATGTCGCCTGATGGCAAAACCCTCTTGTTTCAAGCATTGGGCAAACTTTACGTAAAAGACATTAAATCTGGCAAGATGAAACGCCTGACAAAGCAAAATGAACATGGTGAATATTACCCGCGTTTTTCTAACGACGGCAAAGCTATTGTTTACACCACATGGAATGATGATGAGCTAGGCTCAGTACGCATTGTTTCTGCCCGTGGCGGTAAAGGTAAAATCATCACTCAGCAACCTGGGCATTATATAGAACCATCGTTCTCAAGTGATCGAGAAAAAGTAGTGTACCGCAAGTTTACCGGCGGCTATTTGCTAGACCCTAAATACTCGGTGGACCCTGGTATTTATGTAGCAGACCTTGATAGAAAAACCGAAAAGAAAGTATCTGATGGGGGCATTAACCCACACTTTGCTGGTGACAATTCACGTGTATTTTTCACCGAATCTGTAGGCGGCACGCCGTATCGAGAGACACAACTTTCAAGCGTCAACCTACAAGGAAACGATAAGCGAACGCACTTATATGGCGCTGATGATGTAAGTGAGTACAAACTTTCGCATGATAAAAAATGGGTAGCATTCGTTTATCAGTTTAAAACCTTCGTGACCCCATTTGTTGAAAACGGCAAGAAAGTAACCATTGGCCCTAAAATGACATCACTGCCAGTTACTCAGCTTTCATCTAAAGCCGGAGAGTACTTAACATGGTCGCCGGATAACACGACGGTAAGCTGGTTTAATGGCCCAACCTTCTACAGTCGCTCGCTTAAAGAAGCCTTTGCGTTTGTAGATGGTTCGCCAGAAACATTGCCTGACCCTGTGGCTGACGGTATTAATTTATCGTTCACTACAGAAGCAGATAAACCTCGTGGTTATAAAGCCTTAATAGGCGGAAAAATCGTGACTATGCGCGATGCCGACAACACCCAAGAAGTCATTGAAGATGGCGTTATTATTATTAAAGATAACCGCATTGAAGCTGTGGGTAAGCGCGGTGATATTGCTATTCCTGAAGGTGCTATGCAAATAGACGCCAGTGGCAAAACCATTATTCCAGGATTAGTTGATACCCATGCTCATGGCGCGCAAGGCAGAAACGAGATTATTCCAGATAAAAACTGGAGCCAATACTCGAATGTTGCCTTTGGAGTGACCACCATTCACGACCCATCAAATGATACCACTGAGATTTTTGCGGCCTCTGAGCTTCAACGTAAAGGCGACATAGTTGCACCACGTATATACTCTACCGGTACTATTTTGTACGGCGCAGAAGGCCTAGGCTATAAAGCCATTATCAATAATTACGAAGATGCGTACTTTCACGTAGAGCGCTTGAAAGAAAGTGGCGCGATTTCGGTTAAAAGCTACAACCAGCCACGTCGTGACCAACGCCAACAAGTGTTATGGGCGTCGAAAAATCAAGACATGATGGTAGTGCCAGAAGGCGGCGGTAAGCTTCAACAAAACCTGACCATGTTAGTAGATGGCCATACCGGGTTAGAACACAGCTTACCTATTGAGCGCGGTTATAGCGATGTCACCCAGCTATGGAAAGCCACCGAGTTCGGTTACACACCTACATTTGTAGTTTCTTACGGCGGTATGATGGGTGAAGAGTATTGGTACGACCGTACTGAAGTATGGAAAAACCCACGCTTACTCCGCTACACACCAGCCACTATGTTACATGGCCGCTCGATAAGACGCCCGACCGCGCCCGATAACCAGTACAACCACCAAAACGTTGCCAGCTACGCCAAAGAGCTTCGAGATAATGGGGTCAGTGTACATATTGGTGCTCATGGCCAACGTGAAGGCTTAGCCGCGCACTGGGAGCTGTGGATAATGCAACAAGGCGGTTTCACCGCGTGGGAAGCATTACGCGGCGGGACTATCGATGGCGCAAAACACCTAGGTATGGGTAAAGACATCGGCAGTATTGAAAAAGGTAAACTGGCCGACTTAGTCGTTATTGACGGCGACGTATTAGCAGACCTACGCCGCAGCGAATATGTGGAATTCACCGTACTTAACGGCCGCGTATACGAAGCCGCCACCATGAACGAAGTGGGCAGTAAAACCAAGCGCTCCCCTTTCTTCTTCGAAGAAAACAACGCCACCTTTATGCCAAGAGCCACCGCTGAAGCGATTGACGCTAAAGCCCATCACTTCCACTGGAAACACTAATTACCGAATAAAGTATTAGCATTTATCAAGCCGGCGTAAATCGCCGGCTTTTTTATGCCTAACGATTTCCCCGACTTCCCACATAAATTAGCTTTCGGAACTACCTCCCTCACGCCAACTCACTCCAACTACCAATTTAGTTCAGAGGGTGGAAAGCACCATGACAGACCTTCCACCGCATGGATGCGGTGGCAGAGCCCCCATGGATGGGTTTATTGGGAGCTAGGGTTGCATTAGAAGTGTGGGGCACACAATAAGTAAGCCCTCCCCCTTCTAAAAAGTCTCCGATGACCGATGATGAGTATGGCTGGTGGGGCGATAGACTTACTCTCCCCAAAGTCAGCCACGGATTTAGCTCAGAGGGTAGGAAGCACCATGATAGACCTTCCACCGCATGGATGCGGTGGCAGAACGCCATGGCAGGGCTTATTGGGAGCTAGGGTTGCATTAAAAGTGCGGGGCACACAATAAGCAGGCCCTCCACCTTCTAAAAAGTCTCCGATGGCCGATGATGAGTATGGCTGGTGGGGCGATAGACTTACTCTCCCCAAGCCAGCCATGGATTTAGCTCAGAGGGTAGGAAGCACCATGATAGACCTTCCACCGCATGGATGCGGTGGCAGAGCCCCCATGGATGGATTTACGGCGTGCCTGTGCTTGTGTGCCCCAAACTTCGTATTGTCTCCGTCAACGGTTACGTCCATATTGTTCGTGAGACGACACCCAATCAGATGAGCTAATGGCTGACGCTAACGAGATTTCCCCCGCTAAGGCCACCGCTGCAACAATTTCGGCAAATTTATACACCTTGTTTTTGCCATAGCAATCGATGAGCTCTAAACACTCGCGCTGAGTGCCCATTCCGGTGCCACCACCATAGGTGGCTACGATTAACGAAGGAATGGTAATAGACACATACAAGTCGCCATCATCGGTAAGCTCTGAATACATAATAGCTGCCGATGATTCCGCTACGTTTGCCACATCTTGCCCCGTGGCAATGAACATGGCAGTAATGCCATTCGGCGAATGTAAACCCGTATTGTTCACACCTGATAGGAATGACCCAACACCCGCTACCCTGCCGTGATAATCAATTTGCTTAGGCTCTACACGCATAATTTGCAGTAAATGCTCACGCTTTATCGTGGCCTCCGCGGTTACTCGTTTACCACGCGTACGCATAATATTTATTTGTGAGGCTTTCTTATCGGTGGCAAAGTTAGATTCTAAGTAGAAGTTCTCTATCCCTTCATAATTATCTAAAATCCACCCGCACGCAGCGAAAGTAGCTCGCCCCACCATGTTCTGCCCAGCCGCATCGCCGGTTAAATAATTAAAACGTAAAAAGGCAAATTTGTTTGATAGAAAGTGGTCGATATAAGTGAGTTTGGCAATGCTGGAAGTTGATTCAGCCTCTTCTCGAATTTTGCTGATGTTTTGGTTTACCCAAGTCACAAAATCCCTTGCGCCACGGGCATCGCTAAATATAAAAACAGGGGCACGCTGCATAGCATCATCAACAACGGTGGCCTTTACTCCACCGCTCATATTGAGTAGCTTCATACCACGATTATATGACGCCACTAAGGTGCCTTCTGTTGTAGCCAGTGGCACAACAAATTCACCTTTCGCATGTTCACCATCAATTACCAATGGCCCTGCAATACCAATGGGCACTTGAGCTACCCCAATGAAATGCTCAATATTGCCTTTTAATTTATCTGGGTCTATCGAGTATTTACCCACGTGATTGAGTTTGCCATCAGTGAAACTTTCAAAATACGACTGGCGCTTTTTGATAATGTCATCGCCATAATCGTCGTGGTCGTCACGGGGTATATGCAACTTGCGATTCGCTGGTGAGGTCACATTATCTTCTACTTCGAACTTAAGCTTTCCAAAAGGCGACGCTGAAAAACAGATGCCTATTTTGCGCTTTTCAGGACTTACTTCTTCATTGAGTTCTAGGTGTACCGTGATGACTTGCCGTAATGAAAACGGCATACCACCGGTGTCATTCAGTGCATCGACACTAATGTCACTGTCGTTGCTGCTTTGAATAGAGATTTTATGGCTTGGAACTTTCTCACCATCAAATGAAATCCATTTAA
Proteins encoded in this window:
- a CDS encoding ATP-binding protein, with translation MKRDASLTLSLRTKTIVGVALIAAILFLILITTVFKLLNDLVDTSVETSAQTTTTLFVSTAKNAFLSYDLASLEADASEMLSNPNISYVRVLDNNNNVYVEKGEHSVLNRPFKQDRDVMSAVDGIYDTSADIKVGETLYGRVEIGLEVDSINKSVKRVRTWTLTLASIELALIALCSFLLGSYLMSQLKQLRAGARHLGAAVKDKNYQDISVKVRGKDELSELADAFNQLVELLKDENIHRERVEDELKELNSLLEVKVRERTSLLNQKNFQLEEANKDLKEAQVQLLQAEKMASVGQLAAGVAHEINNPIGFVNSNMHTLSEYVSTYQMIFQQLNDVLSKDTATQQDEAIKQLRNIIQQQDMEFINSDISELITDSKDGLIRVAEIVKGLKLFSRVDSDEMQSYNLNDCVRTTLAMVNNQLKYICSVETHLGSIPHIMMNMGKISQVVTNLLINAGQAIESTGIHGTITITTREIDGNIELTVQDTGCGIKSSHLDKLFNPFFTTKPEGQGTGLGLSISFGIAQEHGGTLHASSNDGEGSCFTLSLPIHNPLDDNAEDSFQDDSL
- a CDS encoding molybdopterin oxidoreductase family protein, which produces MVNSEQNVGNSEQSGVSPEQKLHYSTCTLCEAMCGIEVATQGNRILSIKGDKDNPFSEGHVCPKASALKDLYDDPDRLKRPIKKVGDEWQEIPWSEAFDYVAEKLHHIQSTHGKDAVGVYLGNPNAHNMGAILFGPYFYRALESHNRYSATSVDQLPHHIVSRRLFGHMSQIPIPDIDRTQHFVIIGGNPLASNGSIMTVPNVKKRLKGVQKRGGKVVVIDPKRTDTADLSCEHHFIRPGSDVLLLLAMLHAVFEKQLHSAEALLPYAEDLLDVEGYVKDFPPETVSELTGIKASQITKLVTDFCEAESAVCYGRMGASVQAFGTLTQYLIMLFNMLTGNLDRQGGMMFTQPAADILPVSSRGSIGGYSSRVRGLPAFAGEYPVACLAEEILTPGEGQIKAMVIGAGNPVVTTPNTEQLERAFSQLDFVVSVDFYISETSRHADIILPPVTPLERDHYDVVFHNFAVRNYATYSEAVVNIDDNQLTDWQIYLSLAERLDKLNGKSTAHYQALWQKQPQGLIDELLKSGQYGAHASSGKEGYNLSLDKLKAHPHGIDLGPLQSALPNAIFHENKKIDLDFDYFMPDIARVKTHFFDRMRNENQMVLIGRRHIKTNNSWLHNSPRMVKGNNRCTLQLHPVDAAKYQVQEGDRVKVTSRVGHVQVEAEITDSIMPGVVSIPHGWGHNKKGIKLGVASQYPGVNTNILTDEMQVDTLSGNGVLNGVPVSLERM
- the gorA gene encoding glutathione-disulfide reductase; its protein translation is MKHFDYICIGGGSGGIASANRAAKHGKKAAIIEAKDIGGTCVNVGCVPKKAMWYGAQVAEAIHRYAPEYGFDVSVNHFSWDSLVASRQAYIERIHASYDRSLTANDVTLIRGFAKFVDNNTIEVDGETYTADHITIATGGRPVIPDIPGAQHGINSDGFFALKEQPKKAVVVGAGYIGVELAGVLHSLGTETHLVVRKQAPLRHFDPIIHETLVDMIHAEGCTLHNHTSVEKVERGEGNVLSIHLTNGEVLEADCLIWAIGREPSTDVIAIENTDVELAENGTVKVDKYQNTTAKNIYAVGDITGEAELTPVAVKAGRLLSERLFNGQEDAHMDYTMIPTVVFSHPPIGTIGLTEPEAVEQYGEDNIKVYSSSFASMYTAVTRHRQMTKMKLVCAGEDEKVVGLHGIGHGMDEILQGFAVAIKMGATKADFDACVAIHPTSAEEYVTMT
- a CDS encoding response regulator; this translates as MNDTTDQNADVYTVLFVDDEPNILRAIKRALFSLKVNLLLADSGAKALEIMKENEVHVIISDMKMPQMSGAELLQQVAELYPESYRLVLTGYADIESTIKAVNEGKIHRYLQKPWDNKELISAIEDGLERVKLKNENARLQKLTRLQNRKLKEVNTSLEQMVHKRTRQIKAALNKIEKHNLAMEQVLFNVISINPNIDGKFAIEVSELATKLAKYLQLSPEDVKRVRYAGLICELGLLGLNTDDFLAPFSKLKYQQQQNYLDQTKQAALMLAPATELQPVSDMIEFQFEHYNGAGPRNVVAKEIPIGARIVSIARDYWRLVTGRMSGEEMTPRDAKAEMKKHTNTRYDGEILSFLLEDDDVSTSKYIYNTMKASQLKAGMVLAKNLYNDSHILILPEGHIFTDATIQKLRQFEEERRREFSILIEPDTPLDDPEEGAAAQDA
- a CDS encoding phosphate/phosphite/phosphonate ABC transporter substrate-binding protein; protein product: MFQAAHRIFAFLALTLFATYGACNTLTLGIVPQQSAKKLAETWQPLINYISEHANIDVVFKTAKDIPTFEQRLAEGEYDIAYMNPYHFVVFHDSVGYRALARQIDKRIKGIIVVDANSDIVSLDDLNGKEIAFPSPAAFAATIIPSAYLKQQGILFTPRYVHSHDSVYLNVQRGFFNAGGGIIRTFNGVDDNIRSALRILWESDGYTPHAIATHPRITDTQRDALLTALLTLSEDEDNKQLLKNVGFKGFISSVDEDWDDVRALGITSLARPQL